One Synergistota bacterium DNA window includes the following coding sequences:
- the purN gene encoding phosphoribosylglycinamide formyltransferase, producing MGGILMKRIVVLASGRGTNFEAISRKLYKETKRLIVDRDCEAISRAERLGISFTRLEKPWRESLKRSLREEEYDLIVLAGFMRILPEDIVNEFYPRIVNIHPSLLPAFPGLNAIERAFKKGVKVTGITIHIVNERVDDGPIVLQRAIYIKDNWDLRKLESIIHRVEHIWYPRVIKKLLYESWEIREGKVIFK from the coding sequence ATGGGAGGTATCCTCATGAAAAGGATAGTGGTATTAGCATCAGGCAGAGGAACGAACTTTGAAGCCATATCGAGAAAGCTATATAAAGAAACGAAAAGGCTCATAGTGGATCGAGATTGCGAAGCGATTTCAAGAGCCGAAAGATTGGGAATTTCGTTTACAAGGCTCGAAAAACCGTGGAGGGAATCGCTGAAAAGAAGCTTAAGAGAGGAAGAATACGACCTCATAGTACTGGCTGGCTTCATGCGAATTCTCCCTGAGGATATAGTCAACGAGTTTTATCCAAGAATAGTGAACATTCATCCCTCGCTTTTGCCCGCCTTTCCGGGCTTAAACGCCATAGAAAGAGCCTTCAAGAAAGGTGTTAAGGTAACCGGTATTACCATCCACATAGTCAACGAAAGGGTTGACGATGGACCCATAGTTCTTCAAAGAGCGATATATATAAAAGATAATTGGGACTTAAGAAAACTCGAATCCATTATCCATAGAGTGGAGCACATCTGGTACCCGCGGGTTATAAAAAAGCTCCTTTATGAAAGCTGGGAAATCAGGGAAGGAAAGGTGATATTCAAATGA